The following are encoded together in the Notolabrus celidotus isolate fNotCel1 chromosome 9, fNotCel1.pri, whole genome shotgun sequence genome:
- the gtf2h2 gene encoding general transcription factor IIH subunit 2, with product MDEEPERAKRWEGGYERTWEVLKEDESGSLKASVEEILFQSKRKRVIESHGQVRLGMMRHLFVVIDCSRTMEDQDLKPNRLTSTLKLIEAFVDEYFDQNPISQVGIITTKNKRADKLTDLAGNPKKHTAALKKAVDTVCGGEPSLYNSLSLATQTLKHMPGHTSREILIVLSSLTTCDPANIYELIKTLKSLKVRVSVIGLSAEVRVCTVLTRETGGSYHVILDESHFRELLMLHVKPPPASSSSECSLIRMGFPQHTIASLSDQDAKPSFSMSHLDSSSGPGLSLGGYFCPQCHAKYTELPVECKVCGLTLVSAPHLARSFHHLFPLEAFTETPLEELQGDRFCQACQGELKDKSVFTCSSCHSAFCMECDLFIHDSLHCCPCCIHSQSAS from the exons GGAGGTCCTGAAGGAGGACGAGTCCGGCTCTCTCAAAGCCTCGGTGGAGGAGATCTTGTTCCAGTCCAAAAGGAAAAG GGTGATAGAGAGCCATGGACAAGTGAGGCTCGGGATG ATGCGTCACCTCTTCGTGGTGATCGACTGTTCGAGAACGATGGAGGACCAGGACCTGAAACCAAACCGCCTCACCTCCACCTTAAAG cTGATTGAAGCCTTTGTGGATGAATACTTTGACCAGAACCCGATCAGCCAG GTCGGCATCATCACCACGAAGAATAAAAGAGCGGATAAGCTGACAGACCTGGCAG GGAATCCAAAGAAgcacacagcagctctgaagaAGGCCGTGGACACCGTGTGTGGAGGAGAGCCGTCACTCTACAACTCTCTGAGCCTGGCCACTCAGACTCTGAA GCACATGCCCGGACACACCAGCAGAGAGATCCTGATCGTCCTCAGCAGCCTCACCACATGTGACCCGGCCAACATCTACGAGCTCATCAAG accCTGAAGTCTCTGAAGGTGCGGGTGTCAGTGATCGGCTTGTCAGCGGAGGTCCGAGTGTGCACGGTTCTGACCAGAGAGACGGGCGGCTCGTACCACGTCATCCTGGACGAGAGTCACTTCAGagagctgctgatgctgcacGTCAAACCTCCTCCTGCCAGCTCCTCGTCTGAGTGCTCTCTGATCCGCATGG GTTTCCCTCAGCACACCATCGCCTCTCTGTCCGACCAGGACGCCAAGCCTTCCTTCAGCATGTC TCACCTGGACAGCAGCAGTGGTCCTGGTCTCTCTCTGGGAGGATACTTCTGTCCGCAGTGCCACGCCAAGTACACCGAGCTCCCCGTGGAGTGTAAAGTCTGCG GTCTGACTCTGGTGTCTGCTCCACATCTCGCCAGATCCTTCCACCACCTCTTCCCCCTCGAGGCCTTCACAGAGACTCCTTTGGAGGAGCTTCAAGGAGACAG GTTCTGTCAGGCTTGTCAAGGAGAGCTGAAAGATAAAAGT gTGTTCACCTGTTCCTCATGCCACAGTGCGTTCTGTATGGAGTGTGATCTCTTCATCCATGACTCTCTGCACTGCTGTCCCTGCTGCATCCACAGTCAGAGCGCCTCCTGA